The segment GCTACTTCGGCCCCTACTACCCCGCCAACACCGTGCACGAGACCCTGCGGCTCTGTCGCTGGCTCTACCCCTTCAGGACCTGCTCCGACCGGGTGCTGGCCACCGCCGCCAGGCCCTGCTTGAACTTCCACATTGGGCGCTGCATGGGCCCTTGCCAGGACAGGGTAACCCGGGAGGAATACACGGCCATGGTGAAGGAGATGTGCCTGTTCCTGGAGGGTCGCCACGCCGAGGTGAGACGGATCCTCCAGGAGAGGATGGAACAGAGGAGCGAGGCCCTGGACTTCGAGGGCGCCGCTCGCCTCAGGGACCAGATTGCCGCCATCGACAGGCTAAGGGAGGAACAGAAGGTCATTTCCACCTCCAGCTGGGAACAGGACGTTGTGGGCCTGGCTCAAGAGGAGCACCTCTCAGTGGTGCTGGTCATGTTCATCAGGGATGGGAAGCTGGTGGGACAGAAACCCTACATCCTCAGGGATACCAGTGAAGTGAGCACCGGGGAGATCCTCTCGGCCTTCCTTGGGCAGCACTATGCGGACTCACCGGCCCCAGCCGAGGTGCTCCTTCCCCAGGAACCGGAGGAACTAGGGATACTGGCGAAGTGGCTGGGCACCCTCGGGAATGGCAGGTGCTGCCTAGCGGTGCCCAAGAGGGGAGAGAAGAGGCGCCTGGTGGAGATGGCTTCCAGGAATGCCAGTGTAGTCCTGGAGGGGGCCCTCCTCGAGGAGCCATCCTTCCGGGCAAACGAGGATCTGGCGGCGGTCCTGGGGCTCAAGTCGCCTCCCCGGCGCATCGAGTGCTTTGACATCTCCAATCTCCAGGGTAAACAGCCCGTGGGATCCATGGTGGTTTCCGTGGACGGCGAGACCAGGAAAGACCTCTATCGAAGGTTTAAGGTAAAGACAGGGGACGAACCCGATGACTACCGCATGATGCGGGAGGTGGTGGAGAGGCGCCTGAAGCGAGGGCTCTCCGGGGAGGCGGGGGCCTGGGGACTGCCTGACCTCATCGTGTTGGATGGGGGGAAGGCCCACCTTGGCGTGGTGCTGAGGGACATGGAGGAGATGAATCTTAGTCTCCCCTTGGCGGCCCTGGCCAAAGAGGAGGAGCGCCTCCACGTGCCCGGTTTGGCAGACCCCCTGGAACTCCCAAGGAACTCCCCAGCCCTCAGGCACCTTATGCGCCTGAGGGATGAGGCCCACCGGTTTGCCCTGGGCTACCACCGGAGTGCCAGGAGTGCCCAGAACCGCCGTTCGAGGCTGGATGAGATCCCTGGGGTGGGCCCTGCGAGGAAGCGGGCTCTACTCAAGGCCTTCGGGTCAGTCAAGGGGCTTGCCAGCGCCAGTGTGGACGAGATCGCCAGGGTCCCTGGAGTGGGACGGAACCTGGCCCAGGTCATCAGGGGTCACCTGGGAGACTGACCCCGGCCTCCACTTCCCCAATCCCCGCCACTACAGCCTTCACCCCGGGGTCAACTGCCTCCCCCAGGGCATAGGGTGGATCAGGGTCTCAAGGCCCGCAAAGGGGGGGGTAGCCGCGGTGGACCTAGGGCGCAGGACAGTCCTGGCTACCCTGGCAGGGAATGTACTGCTGGTTTGCTCGAAGGCAACCGCCGGCATCTGGTCCGGAAGCATGGCCCTCCTGACCGAGGCGGTGCACTCCGCTGCTGATGTCCTTACCAGTTCCGGGGTGCTCCTGGGGCTCACCATAGCCAGGAAGCCCCCGGACAGTGACCATCCCTATGGCCATGGCAAGGTTGAGAGCCTGGTGGCCTTAGCCCTGGCTGGTGTCCTGATCTACGTGGGTTATTCCCTGGGCCGTTCTTCCCTAGACATCTTCAGGGAGCCCCGGGAAGTCCCGGGTGTGATGGCCCTCTGGATGGCGGTTCTGGCCATCCCTGCGAAAGAGGCCATGTATCGCCACACCATGAGAGCCTCAAGGATCCTGGGAAGCGTGGCCCTCGAGGCCGACGCCTGGCACCACCGGTGTGACGCCATCATATCCATGGTGGTGCTTGCCGGTATAGCCGGGGCAAGGATGGGCCTCTCCCAAGCGGACCCATGGGCCAGCCTGGTTATATGCTTCCTGATAGCCCGGGTGGGAGCCAGGCTGGGCTGGGGCGCCCTCAACCAGTTACTGGATGCGCAGCCCTGCCCGGAGAGGGTGAGGCTTGCGGAGGAACTGGTGGGTTCCGTGCCCCGGGTGAGGGAGGTTCACTGTGTCAAGGCCCGGTCCTACGGCTCTAGCCTGCACCTGGACGTCAAGATAGGTGTGGATCAGGACCTCAACGTGAAAGAGGGACACTCCATAGCCGCGAGGGTGAAGGAGTGCCTTAGGAGCAGCCTTCCAGAGGTGTCTGAGGTCCTGATCCACGTGAATCCCTGCCGGGCTATGGCTCCCTGCCAGGGGGCGGTAAATGCCGGGGGCAGGCAGGACCCCCCAGTGCAAGGTCCTCCCCAGGGCTAGCGTGACTCCTGGGCGGAGACGCTGGCGAATTCCCTCACGAAATCCTCGCTCTGCCTCACCTCCTGGGCTAGGAAGCACACGGTGCTGGCATCCAGGCTCTTGCCCTCCAGGGCGGCCAGGGCCTTCCTCAGGTAGGAGCGGGCAAGGCCCTCCAGGTCCACTTCAGTCAGCCTGAGCTGCCCAGGGTGCTCCGGGGTGACTATGCTCTGGCCGGGGATGCTCTCTCCGGGGTCTCCCCGCCTGACCTTTACCCCCAGCCCCCTGGCGAAGGAGAGCTGGGAGGAGGGGAGTTTCCCCGCACCTGTGTACTCCGTCTCCTGGACCACTACCGCTTCGTCCTCAGGGTACTCCCCGGCAATGACCAGGGCAGCGGCCAGGGAGGTGTTCCCCGCCGGTCCCCTCTCCAGCCCCTCCAGCTGGGACAGCGCCTCGGTGACATAGAAGACCTCCCCCTGGGAGACGGTAACATAGCGGTCCATGTACCGGAGGGGCCTGGCGGCGTTCCTGGGGACATCCACCCGGTCTGGCCAGGTGGCAAAGGGAACGCCGAAGCCCGTGTGCCCTGTTGTGAAGGACTTCCGGTTGAAGTCCCTGTCCGATGCCATGTGAAGGCCAGAAAGATCCACGCTCACGGCCACCACATGCGTGGACTGGCACCCTGCCTTCCTAAGTCCCCTGGCGGTTCCCGTGATATTCCCCCCGCCTGCGTGGGTAACCAGCACTGCGGCAGGGGGCCTTCCCACCTGGGATGTAACCTGTGTCCCTACCTCATAGCCCAGTGTCTCTATGCCGGCTATCGCGAAGGGGGTGTAGAGCGACGCATTGAAGTAGCCCGTCTCCTCCAGGAGAAGGAGGAACACGTAGAACAGCTCGGGGCCCACCGTAAGCTGGACAACCTCGGCCCCGTAGGCCTCGCACTTCCTGCCCTTCTCCAGTATCTCGGGCTGCCCCCGGCCCTGGCTGTCGTAAACCTCCTGGGCCACTATGCACTCCAGTCCCAGGGCCGCAGCCTGGGAGGCCACCGCGGCACCGTAGTTACCGCTGGTAGCAGCGATCATGCCTTTGTAGCCCAGGGTCTTGGCGTGGTAGGCCGAGAGCGCGGCGCGACGATCCTTGAAACTCCCAGAGGGGTTGGCGGCCTCGTCCTTAAGGAAGATCCGGGCGCCCTTCCCCGGGGGCGCCAGGCGCCTGGCTAGCCGGGTGAGGTTCCTGAGCTCGATAAGGGGTGTGTTGCCCACGGACACCCCCTTCTGGATCCGGGTTACCTCCTCCAACCCGTAACCGACCTCTTCCATCATGGCTTCGTAGTTGAAGGCCAGGATGCCTTCATTAAAGCGCTGGTAATCGATGCCCACCGACGCCATCATGATCTCGTTGCGGCGAGCCATCGTCCCAGGGTAGGAT is part of the Bacillota bacterium genome and harbors:
- the uvrC gene encoding excinuclease ABC subunit UvrC, giving the protein MLDIEAERIPVSPGVYLFEDASGEVLYVGKAASLRPRVRSYFGLARGKSDRTRAMMERAAAVRFIVTDTEMEALALESNLIKRHKPRYNITLRDDKNYPYIKVSTGEKWPRATLARQAKKDGARYFGPYYPANTVHETLRLCRWLYPFRTCSDRVLATAARPCLNFHIGRCMGPCQDRVTREEYTAMVKEMCLFLEGRHAEVRRILQERMEQRSEALDFEGAARLRDQIAAIDRLREEQKVISTSSWEQDVVGLAQEEHLSVVLVMFIRDGKLVGQKPYILRDTSEVSTGEILSAFLGQHYADSPAPAEVLLPQEPEELGILAKWLGTLGNGRCCLAVPKRGEKRRLVEMASRNASVVLEGALLEEPSFRANEDLAAVLGLKSPPRRIECFDISNLQGKQPVGSMVVSVDGETRKDLYRRFKVKTGDEPDDYRMMREVVERRLKRGLSGEAGAWGLPDLIVLDGGKAHLGVVLRDMEEMNLSLPLAALAKEEERLHVPGLADPLELPRNSPALRHLMRLRDEAHRFALGYHRSARSAQNRRSRLDEIPGVGPARKRALLKAFGSVKGLASASVDEIARVPGVGRNLAQVIRGHLGD
- a CDS encoding cation diffusion facilitator family transporter, which encodes MDLGRRTVLATLAGNVLLVCSKATAGIWSGSMALLTEAVHSAADVLTSSGVLLGLTIARKPPDSDHPYGHGKVESLVALALAGVLIYVGYSLGRSSLDIFREPREVPGVMALWMAVLAIPAKEAMYRHTMRASRILGSVALEADAWHHRCDAIISMVVLAGIAGARMGLSQADPWASLVICFLIARVGARLGWGALNQLLDAQPCPERVRLAEELVGSVPRVREVHCVKARSYGSSLHLDVKIGVDQDLNVKEGHSIAARVKECLRSSLPEVSEVLIHVNPCRAMAPCQGAVNAGGRQDPPVQGPPQG
- the ortB gene encoding 2-amino-4-oxopentanoate thiolase subunit OrtB gives rise to the protein MRSYPGTMARRNEIMMASVGIDYQRFNEGILAFNYEAMMEEVGYGLEEVTRIQKGVSVGNTPLIELRNLTRLARRLAPPGKGARIFLKDEAANPSGSFKDRRAALSAYHAKTLGYKGMIAATSGNYGAAVASQAAALGLECIVAQEVYDSQGRGQPEILEKGRKCEAYGAEVVQLTVGPELFYVFLLLLEETGYFNASLYTPFAIAGIETLGYEVGTQVTSQVGRPPAAVLVTHAGGGNITGTARGLRKAGCQSTHVVAVSVDLSGLHMASDRDFNRKSFTTGHTGFGVPFATWPDRVDVPRNAARPLRYMDRYVTVSQGEVFYVTEALSQLEGLERGPAGNTSLAAALVIAGEYPEDEAVVVQETEYTGAGKLPSSQLSFARGLGVKVRRGDPGESIPGQSIVTPEHPGQLRLTEVDLEGLARSYLRKALAALEGKSLDASTVCFLAQEVRQSEDFVREFASVSAQESR